The Acidobacteriota bacterium genome includes a window with the following:
- a CDS encoding cytochrome c-type biogenesis CcmF C-terminal domain-containing protein: MASLGALILLITFVTAAYAVAASVAGARRRNNRLIESGIGAFYTVAALMTVASGIIIYAFVAGDYSIRYVQRYSDSVQPVFYKITSYWGGLDGSVMFWVFLLSLFGSVAVKINRDSNRELIPYVVAVIGAVEMFFLFLMIIHNNPFATYLTETPVDGRGLNPLLQNFYMAIHPPTMYLGFVGLTIPFAFGMAALITGHLDDSWLRAVRRWTMFSWFFLSLGLVLGMIWAYEELGWGGYWGWDPVENAGMLPWFTATAFLHSVMVQERRGMLRVWNVSLVIITFLLTIVGTFLTRSGVVQSIHAFGEDPELARYFVAFMMFTLTFSFGWVIYRLPMLKARHELDSWMSKEAAFLANNWVLLFSALFILFATLFPTITEAINGERLTVGPPFFNRWMVPIGLILLVLTGTGPLLAWRKSTIMNLKESFLWPVLSGLVVGGIVVAMGVRVWGSGLCFALSAYVMATLIQEFIRGSHVRRGMTGTDLLTAMIGLVSRNKRRYGGYIVHVGIVLMFLGFAGEGFSRDQQLLLKPGEEATVGDYTLHLDAIRVTDDGQKQMVTGHITVKDKNGAVLETMRPAKWYFRKHEEEPTTEVAIRRMFAEDLYVVMPAFELEEQTASVEVHINPLVNWVWFGFAIMAIGTGIALLPETAVSFAVVKMPAGAVTASLLLISLLLPAARVTAQHVETGQDPRLETINTPEAREVAHKLACWCGGCSKLPVGQCSCGHCAVERAKIDVMLKEGKSESEILKFYVDTFGGNHILSEPPNSGSGRVVWLMPIVVGLGGLLTAAYLALRWSSQKAAVAGMPDGEDPGMAARLNDELRNLD; encoded by the coding sequence ATGGCCTCCCTCGGCGCCCTCATCCTCCTGATCACGTTCGTGACCGCGGCCTACGCGGTCGCGGCCTCGGTCGCCGGCGCCCGTCGGCGCAACAACCGCCTCATCGAAAGCGGCATCGGCGCCTTCTACACCGTCGCCGCGCTCATGACGGTGGCGTCGGGCATCATCATCTACGCCTTCGTGGCCGGCGACTATTCCATCCGCTACGTCCAGCGCTACTCCGACAGCGTGCAGCCGGTCTTCTACAAGATCACCTCGTATTGGGGCGGTCTCGACGGCTCGGTCATGTTCTGGGTGTTCCTGCTGTCGCTGTTCGGGTCGGTGGCGGTGAAGATCAATCGCGACAGCAATCGCGAGCTGATTCCGTATGTGGTGGCCGTGATCGGGGCGGTGGAGATGTTCTTCCTCTTCCTGATGATCATCCACAACAACCCTTTTGCGACCTACCTCACCGAGACGCCGGTCGATGGCCGCGGCCTGAACCCGTTGTTGCAGAACTTCTACATGGCGATCCATCCGCCGACCATGTACCTCGGGTTCGTCGGGCTCACCATTCCGTTCGCGTTCGGCATGGCGGCGCTGATCACGGGCCACCTGGACGACTCGTGGCTGCGCGCGGTGCGGCGTTGGACGATGTTCTCCTGGTTCTTCCTGTCGCTGGGGCTCGTCCTCGGCATGATCTGGGCCTACGAAGAGCTCGGCTGGGGCGGCTACTGGGGCTGGGACCCGGTCGAGAACGCCGGCATGCTGCCGTGGTTCACGGCCACGGCCTTCCTGCACTCGGTGATGGTCCAGGAGCGGCGCGGCATGCTGCGCGTCTGGAACGTGTCGCTCGTCATCATCACGTTCCTGCTGACCATCGTCGGCACCTTCCTCACACGCTCGGGCGTGGTGCAGTCGATTCACGCCTTCGGCGAGGACCCGGAACTGGCGCGCTACTTCGTCGCGTTCATGATGTTCACGCTGACCTTCAGTTTCGGCTGGGTGATCTACCGCCTGCCCATGCTGAAGGCCCGGCATGAGCTCGACTCGTGGATGTCGAAGGAAGCGGCGTTTCTCGCCAACAACTGGGTGCTGCTGTTTTCAGCGCTGTTCATTCTGTTCGCGACGTTGTTCCCGACCATTACCGAGGCCATCAACGGCGAGCGGCTGACGGTCGGACCGCCGTTCTTCAATCGCTGGATGGTGCCGATCGGCTTGATCCTGCTGGTGCTGACGGGCACCGGGCCCCTGCTGGCCTGGCGCAAGTCGACCATCATGAACTTGAAGGAGTCGTTCCTGTGGCCGGTGTTGAGCGGCCTCGTGGTGGGCGGCATCGTCGTGGCCATGGGCGTGCGCGTCTGGGGCTCGGGCCTGTGCTTTGCGCTGAGCGCCTACGTGATGGCCACGCTGATCCAGGAATTCATCCGTGGCTCGCACGTGCGACGTGGCATGACCGGCACGGACCTGCTGACCGCGATGATCGGCCTCGTCTCGCGCAACAAGCGGCGCTACGGCGGCTACATCGTCCACGTCGGCATCGTCCTGATGTTCCTCGGCTTCGCGGGCGAGGGGTTCAGCCGCGACCAGCAGTTGCTGCTGAAGCCCGGCGAAGAAGCCACGGTGGGCGACTACACCCTGCATCTCGACGCCATTCGCGTCACCGACGACGGCCAGAAGCAGATGGTGACCGGTCACATCACGGTGAAGGACAAGAACGGCGCCGTGCTGGAGACGATGCGCCCGGCGAAGTGGTACTTCCGCAAGCACGAGGAGGAGCCGACCACCGAGGTGGCCATCCGCCGCATGTTTGCCGAAGACCTCTATGTCGTGATGCCGGCGTTCGAACTCGAAGAGCAGACGGCGAGCGTCGAAGTGCACATCAACCCGCTCGTCAACTGGGTGTGGTTTGGCTTCGCCATCATGGCCATCGGCACCGGCATTGCACTGCTGCCGGAGACGGCGGTGAGCTTCGCCGTGGTGAAGATGCCGGCCGGCGCGGTCACCGCGTCGTTGTTGCTGATTAGCCTGCTGCTGCCGGCGGCGCGGGTGACGGCGCAACACGTCGAGACGGGGCAGGATCCGCGGCTCGAAACCATCAACACGCCCGAGGCGCGGGAAGTGGCCCACAAGCTGGCGTGCTGGTGCGGCGGTTGTTCGAAATTGCCGGTGGGGCAGTGTTCCTGTGGTCACTGCGCGGTCGAGCGCGCGAAGATCGACGTGATGCTGAAGGAAGGCAAGAGCGAGAGCGAGATCCTGAAGTTCTACGTCGACACTTTTGGCGGCAACCATATTTTGAGCGAGCCGCCGAACAGCGGTTCCGGGCGCGTCGTCTGGCTGATGCCGATCGTGGTCGGCCTTGGCGGCCTGCTCACTGCGGCCTACCTGGCTTTGCGATGGTCATCACAAAAGGCGGCGGTGGCCGGCATGCCGGATGGCGAAGATCCCGGAATGGCGGCGCGTCTCAACGACGAACTGCGTAACCTCGATTAA
- a CDS encoding metal-dependent hydrolase — MPSPVGHALGGLIVGLALTPRTLGTLGTRGTLGTIALAAVLPDLDFLWGRHNMETHSLGAAVFAGLAVLAYNRGKNPQLALAVTLAWASHVLFDWLGSDTTPPLGVMALWPLTTTYYFADAFVFEAISRRYWLPNFIPHNAWAVIKETLILGPPVLLLTALRWRARRRSRRPGTT; from the coding sequence ATGCCCAGCCCCGTCGGACATGCGCTTGGCGGCCTGATTGTCGGGTTGGCCCTGACCCCCCGCACCTTAGGCACCTTAGGCACTCGAGGCACCCTGGGCACCATTGCCCTTGCAGCTGTTTTGCCCGACCTGGATTTCTTGTGGGGCCGGCACAACATGGAGACCCATAGCCTGGGGGCGGCCGTATTCGCGGGGCTGGCAGTGCTGGCTTACAACCGCGGCAAGAACCCGCAGCTGGCGCTGGCCGTGACCCTGGCCTGGGCGAGCCACGTTCTGTTTGATTGGCTGGGATCCGATACTACGCCGCCGCTTGGCGTCATGGCCCTATGGCCGCTGACGACGACGTACTACTTTGCGGATGCGTTTGTGTTCGAGGCGATCTCGCGGCGCTACTGGCTGCCGAACTTCATCCCACACAACGCGTGGGCCGTGATCAAGGAAACCCTGATCCTCGGCCCACCGGTCCTCTTGCTTACTGCACTTCGATGGCGAGCGCGACGCCGTTCCCGCCGCCCAGGCACAACGTAG
- a CDS encoding zinc ribbon domain-containing protein, with amino-acid sequence MASTSAKATVDKNRPSQEDLSSEAQSAKEEPFLQPWQFFLLGGMLAATATVIVATGQSPANIIILSLTVVSVSFVGLGAYRTLSPLVSPDVDAPVTVGGRTRVALEREKALVLRSIKELEFDFAMRKMSQADFDEMAGRLRQRALGLMEQLDLSGGYHDQIEQEVAKRLGGADPAEPAAAEAPFCTQCGKANDPDAKFCKACGSKL; translated from the coding sequence ATGGCCTCCACCTCCGCTAAAGCTACGGTGGACAAGAACCGTCCATCCCAGGAAGACTTGTCCTCCGAAGCGCAGAGCGCGAAGGAGGAACCGTTTCTTCAGCCGTGGCAGTTCTTCCTGCTGGGCGGCATGCTGGCAGCCACCGCGACGGTGATCGTCGCGACCGGCCAGTCGCCCGCCAATATCATCATCCTCAGCCTGACCGTCGTGTCGGTCAGTTTCGTCGGGCTGGGCGCCTACCGGACCCTGTCGCCCCTGGTGTCGCCCGATGTCGATGCGCCGGTCACGGTGGGCGGCCGGACGCGGGTCGCGCTCGAACGCGAGAAGGCGCTCGTGCTGCGGTCGATCAAGGAACTGGAATTCGACTTCGCGATGCGCAAGATGTCGCAGGCCGACTTCGACGAGATGGCCGGCCGCTTGCGCCAGCGGGCTCTCGGCTTGATGGAGCAGCTCGACCTGAGCGGTGGCTATCACGATCAGATCGAGCAAGAAGTCGCGAAGCGGCTCGGCGGCGCGGACCCGGCTGAGCCAGCTGCAGCCGAGGCTCCGTTCTGCACGCAGTGCGGCAAAGCGAACGACCCCGACGCGAAGTTCTGCAAAGCATGTGGGTCCAAACTATGA
- a CDS encoding Maf family protein, translating to MLASRSPRRAELLAAAGIAFEVLAADIDETPRVGEAPDAYVERLAIEKARAVLALRPDATVLGADTTVTIDGLILGKPVDASEATAMLRRLQARAHDVFTGVALVSTRGVQAAVDRTRVWFNPMTDEDISWYVESGEPVDRAGAYAIQGLASRFIPRIEGSYSNVVGLPVALVSSILRQRKPLRQSPKT from the coding sequence CTGCTCGCGAGCCGCTCGCCGCGGCGCGCGGAGTTGCTGGCGGCTGCCGGCATCGCGTTCGAGGTGCTCGCGGCCGACATCGACGAAACGCCGCGCGTCGGCGAGGCGCCGGACGCGTACGTGGAGCGGCTGGCGATCGAGAAGGCGCGCGCCGTACTGGCCCTCCGTCCCGACGCCACCGTGCTCGGCGCCGACACCACGGTCACCATCGACGGACTGATCTTGGGCAAGCCGGTTGACGCGAGCGAGGCCACGGCCATGCTGAGACGGCTGCAGGCGCGCGCCCACGACGTGTTCACGGGCGTGGCGCTGGTCAGCACTAGAGGCGTCCAAGCGGCGGTCGATCGCACGCGCGTCTGGTTCAATCCGATGACAGACGAAGACATCTCGTGGTACGTCGAGAGCGGCGAGCCCGTCGATCGCGCTGGCGCCTACGCCATCCAGGGGCTGGCGTCGCGTTTTATTCCCAGAATCGAGGGTTCGTACTCGAACGTGGTGGGGTTGCCGGTCGCGCTCGTCAGTAGTATCCTGAGGCAGAGGAAGCCACTTCGGCAAAGTCCAAAAACATGA
- a CDS encoding DciA family protein: MILANKVMPAVVAEIIRKGPMCDEKVTLAWRLAVGPQIAKVTTVRLVPDGTLHIKAESQAWIDAVRKSTSLIHIRMGDLLGENLVKRLEVR; this comes from the coding sequence GTGATTCTGGCGAACAAAGTGATGCCCGCCGTCGTGGCGGAGATCATCCGCAAGGGGCCGATGTGCGACGAGAAGGTGACGCTGGCCTGGCGGCTGGCCGTCGGGCCGCAGATTGCCAAGGTCACCACCGTCCGGCTGGTGCCCGACGGCACGCTGCACATCAAGGCCGAATCGCAGGCCTGGATCGACGCGGTCCGCAAGTCGACCTCCCTCATCCACATCCGCATGGGCGACTTGCTTGGTGAGAACTTGGTCAAAAGACTTGAGGTCAGATAA
- a CDS encoding VCBS repeat-containing protein, translating into MTGLFGAAIAASIGLVQAQGPAAPWNLVAHEVATGLRGGYHVTAADINKDGKVDLLAVATGAKVDLVWYENPTWTPHVMASGFPGMINADAFDVDGDGYPEIALQSGFSTTPAKGNGVMTMLSKGPDVNAPWVAKEFDRMPSVHRVRWIDAEGTGRKMVVNGPLGGVAGVPPDYKDKVSIYAYRTPDLKRETVTDADEGVLHGLQVVDWDGQGREALLGASFMGIHLYRYANGTWQTTRLTAGNPEPWPKNGSSDVAVLRTKAGRQLASIEPWHGNQVVIYRAGGAGKAGGAGKAGGDQDWSVRTVIDDTLNDGHTLQSGDLDGDGVDEIVAGYRGGGGGVNIYRLGADGTWTKFVLEGQKSMAAAGCAFAHLNGDTRIDLACIGTSTANLKWYENLPSK; encoded by the coding sequence GTGACCGGACTATTCGGAGCGGCGATCGCGGCGTCAATCGGGCTGGTGCAGGCCCAGGGCCCGGCGGCGCCGTGGAACCTGGTCGCGCACGAGGTGGCGACCGGCCTGCGCGGCGGGTACCACGTCACCGCCGCCGACATCAACAAGGACGGCAAGGTCGATCTTCTGGCAGTGGCCACCGGCGCCAAGGTGGATCTGGTCTGGTACGAGAATCCCACCTGGACGCCGCACGTGATGGCCTCGGGCTTCCCGGGCATGATCAACGCCGACGCCTTCGACGTCGACGGCGATGGCTATCCCGAGATTGCCCTGCAAAGCGGGTTCAGCACGACGCCGGCCAAGGGCAACGGCGTCATGACCATGTTGAGCAAGGGGCCGGACGTGAACGCGCCCTGGGTTGCGAAGGAATTTGATCGCATGCCGTCCGTGCATCGCGTGCGGTGGATTGATGCGGAAGGCACGGGCCGCAAGATGGTCGTCAACGGGCCGCTCGGCGGCGTGGCCGGGGTCCCGCCCGACTACAAGGACAAGGTCTCCATCTACGCCTATCGCACCCCGGACCTGAAGCGCGAGACGGTGACCGATGCGGACGAGGGGGTGTTGCACGGCCTGCAGGTCGTCGATTGGGACGGCCAGGGCCGCGAGGCGCTGCTCGGCGCCAGCTTCATGGGCATTCATCTCTACCGGTATGCAAACGGCACGTGGCAGACGACGCGACTGACCGCCGGCAATCCCGAGCCATGGCCGAAGAACGGCTCGAGCGACGTCGCGGTGTTAAGGACCAAGGCCGGCCGTCAACTGGCGTCGATTGAGCCCTGGCACGGCAACCAGGTCGTGATCTATCGGGCGGGTGGGGCTGGTAAGGCGGGTGGGGCTGGTAAGGCTGGTGGGGATCAGGACTGGAGCGTCCGGACGGTCATCGACGACACGTTGAACGATGGCCACACCCTGCAGTCGGGCGATCTTGATGGCGACGGTGTCGATGAAATCGTGGCCGGCTATCGAGGGGGTGGCGGCGGTGTGAACATCTATCGCCTCGGCGCGGATGGCACCTGGACGAAGTTCGTGCTCGAAGGGCAGAAGAGCATGGCGGCCGCCGGCTGCGCCTTCGCGCACCTGAATGGCGACACGCGCATCGACCTGGCGTGCATCGGGACGTCGACGGCCAACTTGAAGTGGTACGAGAACCTTCCATCGAAGTAG
- a CDS encoding acetyl-CoA C-acetyltransferase, translating to MRSAFIVSAARIPTGKFLGTLKDFAAPELGAMVVREAVLRAGIDPAIVDECIMGNVVSGGVGQAPARQAALKGGLADHVAALTINKVCGSGLKAVMLAQQGIQTGDIDIAVAGGMESMSNCPYIIPKVREGLRMGNGSVVDLMIHDGLWCPFENWHMGNAGETVADLFKVTRDQQDEYSAGSHQKAAAAQAAGKFAAEILPVAIPQKKGDPISFAADESVRADTTADVLRKLKPAFKKDGSVTAGNAPPVNDGAAALVVMADDKMSALGVTPLARIVAQATSGLAPKMLLMTPVEATRKVLKKAGWSINDVDLMELNEAFAVQAVAVMQELGIDPAKVNVNGGAVALGHPIGASGARILTTLIYALKDRGLKRGVATLCLGGGNGVALAIEVQ from the coding sequence ATGCGAAGCGCATTTATCGTCAGTGCAGCACGTATCCCTACCGGCAAGTTTCTCGGCACGCTGAAGGACTTCGCCGCTCCCGAACTGGGCGCCATGGTGGTTCGCGAGGCGGTCCTGCGCGCAGGGATTGATCCCGCCATCGTGGACGAGTGCATCATGGGCAACGTCGTGTCGGGCGGCGTCGGCCAGGCGCCGGCGCGGCAGGCCGCGCTCAAGGGCGGGCTCGCCGACCATGTCGCCGCGCTCACCATCAACAAGGTCTGCGGCTCCGGCCTCAAGGCCGTGATGCTCGCGCAGCAAGGCATCCAGACCGGCGACATCGACATCGCGGTGGCCGGCGGCATGGAGTCGATGAGCAACTGCCCGTACATCATCCCCAAGGTCCGCGAGGGCCTGCGCATGGGCAACGGCAGCGTCGTGGACCTGATGATTCACGACGGCCTGTGGTGCCCGTTCGAAAACTGGCACATGGGCAATGCCGGCGAAACCGTCGCGGACCTCTTCAAGGTCACCCGCGATCAGCAGGATGAGTACTCGGCCGGCAGCCACCAGAAGGCCGCCGCCGCGCAGGCCGCCGGCAAGTTCGCGGCCGAGATCCTGCCCGTCGCCATCCCCCAGAAGAAGGGCGATCCGATCAGCTTCGCGGCCGACGAGTCCGTCCGCGCCGACACCACCGCCGACGTGCTGCGCAAGTTGAAGCCGGCCTTCAAAAAAGACGGCTCGGTCACCGCCGGCAATGCGCCGCCGGTCAACGACGGCGCCGCCGCGTTGGTCGTGATGGCCGACGACAAGATGAGCGCCCTCGGCGTGACGCCTTTGGCGCGGATCGTGGCCCAGGCCACCAGTGGCCTCGCGCCGAAGATGCTGCTCATGACACCGGTCGAAGCCACCCGCAAGGTGTTGAAGAAGGCCGGTTGGTCCATCAACGACGTCGACCTCATGGAACTGAACGAGGCGTTCGCTGTTCAGGCGGTGGCGGTCATGCAGGAACTGGGCATCGACCCCGCGAAGGTCAACGTCAACGGCGGCGCCGTGGCCCTCGGCCACCCGATCGGCGCCTCGGGCGCGCGCATCCTGACGACACTGATCTATGCGTTGAAGGATCGCGGCCTGAAGCGCGGGGTGGCTACGTTGTGCCTGGGCGGCGGGAACGGCGTCGCGCTCGCCATCGAAGTGCAGTAA
- a CDS encoding phosphatase PAP2 family protein gives MYSVVQLRTPWLDDVMILASALAAGGFLWIVLALIASVYPRYRAHAWRLLLTVGFSLLVSDVLLKPIFDRPRPFTTIVDLPVIDGKPASSSMPSGHAARAVAASIAATRMIPAAGWLLWPFAALVMASRVYIGVHWPSDVIFGAVVGLACAWFVLGGIRQRLHT, from the coding sequence ATGTATTCCGTCGTCCAGCTACGCACGCCGTGGCTGGACGACGTGATGATTCTAGCCAGTGCCCTCGCGGCCGGCGGATTCCTGTGGATCGTCCTCGCGCTGATCGCATCCGTGTACCCGCGTTACCGGGCGCACGCCTGGCGGCTGCTCCTCACGGTCGGCTTCAGCCTGCTGGTCTCCGACGTCCTCCTGAAACCCATCTTCGACCGGCCACGTCCCTTCACGACCATCGTTGACCTGCCGGTCATCGACGGCAAGCCGGCCAGTTCGTCGATGCCCTCGGGCCACGCCGCGCGGGCGGTGGCCGCATCGATTGCCGCAACCCGGATGATACCGGCCGCCGGCTGGCTGCTGTGGCCGTTTGCCGCCCTGGTCATGGCGTCGCGCGTCTACATCGGGGTCCACTGGCCTTCCGACGTCATCTTCGGCGCCGTGGTGGGCCTTGCCTGCGCGTGGTTTGTGCTGGGCGGCATCAGACAGCGGTTGCACACCTAA
- a CDS encoding cytochrome c maturation protein CcmE has protein sequence MSYKAVKIGLTSLVLALTFGGLLYTTMAEGTEYYKHVDEVMVQPEPWYGKKLQMHGFVVPDSIKRRPNSLDYIFQVQSNGHIVNASYTGVVPDTFKSDSEVVLKGILSADGFTVQPNGVMAKCPSKYEAKPGGATGPSDKF, from the coding sequence ATGAGCTATAAAGCCGTCAAGATCGGTCTCACCAGCCTGGTTCTCGCCCTGACCTTCGGCGGTCTGCTGTACACGACGATGGCCGAGGGCACCGAGTACTACAAGCACGTTGATGAAGTGATGGTGCAGCCTGAGCCGTGGTACGGCAAGAAGCTGCAGATGCACGGCTTCGTCGTGCCCGACTCGATCAAGAGGCGGCCCAACAGCCTGGACTACATCTTCCAGGTCCAGAGCAACGGCCACATCGTCAACGCCAGCTATACCGGTGTCGTGCCCGATACGTTCAAGAGCGACTCCGAAGTCGTGCTGAAGGGGATCCTCTCGGCCGATGGCTTCACCGTGCAGCCCAACGGCGTGATGGCGAAATGCCCGTCGAAGTACGAAGCCAAACCCGGAGGCGCCACCGGGCCCTCGGACAAGTTCTGA
- the recA gene encoding recombinase RecA, which translates to MPLDERQERIKALDIAVGQIEKQFGKGSIMRLGQNKAVAPVDVISTGALSIDYALGIGGVPRGRVIEIFGPESSGKTTLALQVIAEAQKTGGLAAFVDAEHALDAAYAKKLGVDIDNLLVSQPDNGEQALEIVEVLIRSNSVDVCVVDSVAALVPKAEIEGDMGEAQMGLQARLMSQALRKLTGAVSKSKTSLIFINQLREKIGVMFGNPETTTGGRALKFYSSVRIDIRRIGAIKDGDAVVGGRTRVKIVKNKMAAPFREAEFDIMYGEGVSREGDLIDIAVEHKIIEKSGAWFAYSGERLGQGRENVKTYLKEHVELRTVIEEKVRKALGMSREPEPATVGA; encoded by the coding sequence ATGCCACTAGACGAACGACAGGAACGCATCAAGGCCCTCGACATTGCCGTCGGCCAAATTGAAAAACAGTTCGGCAAGGGATCGATCATGCGGCTCGGCCAGAACAAGGCCGTGGCCCCCGTGGACGTGATCTCCACCGGCGCGCTCAGCATCGACTACGCGCTGGGCATTGGCGGCGTCCCGCGGGGACGCGTCATCGAGATCTTCGGCCCGGAATCGTCAGGCAAGACCACCCTCGCCCTCCAGGTCATTGCCGAAGCACAAAAGACGGGTGGCCTGGCGGCCTTTGTCGACGCCGAGCACGCGCTCGACGCGGCCTACGCCAAGAAACTGGGCGTCGACATCGACAACCTGCTGGTGTCGCAGCCTGACAACGGCGAGCAGGCGCTTGAAATCGTCGAGGTCCTGATCCGCTCCAACAGCGTCGATGTCTGCGTCGTCGACTCCGTGGCGGCGCTCGTGCCGAAGGCCGAAATCGAGGGCGACATGGGCGAGGCGCAAATGGGCCTGCAGGCGCGACTCATGTCGCAGGCGCTGCGCAAGCTCACCGGCGCGGTGTCCAAGTCGAAAACCTCGCTCATCTTCATCAATCAGCTGCGCGAGAAGATCGGCGTGATGTTCGGCAACCCCGAAACCACCACCGGCGGCCGCGCGCTGAAGTTCTATTCGTCGGTCCGCATCGACATTCGCCGCATTGGCGCAATCAAGGACGGCGACGCCGTCGTCGGCGGGCGTACCCGCGTCAAGATCGTCAAGAACAAGATGGCGGCGCCCTTCCGCGAGGCCGAGTTCGACATCATGTACGGCGAGGGCGTGTCGCGCGAAGGCGACCTCATCGACATTGCCGTCGAGCACAAGATCATCGAGAAGAGCGGCGCGTGGTTTGCCTACAGCGGCGAGCGTCTCGGCCAGGGCCGCGAGAACGTCAAGACCTACCTCAAGGAGCACGTCGAGTTACGCACCGTGATCGAAGAGAAGGTGCGCAAGGCGCTCGGCATGTCGCGCGAACCAGAGCCCGCCACGGTCGGGGCGTAA
- the ccmA gene encoding heme ABC exporter ATP-binding protein CcmA: MSSDFDQLAVVDLARHYGRRKALSQVNFTCAAGDMVGLLGPNGAGKSTLLNILATLISPSRGQVLYGARTAAQGGAEVRGRIGMLGHDLFLYPELTARENLVFFAQLYGLADPLAAARTSLERAGLADRGDDLVSGFSRGMRQRAALERALLHDPRLVLLDEPFTGLDQASTTALVARLRERQQAGCILVIATHDLEVADGLLSRAIYLKNGRIVGTDSDSRGLSDRYRLAIQ, from the coding sequence ATGAGCAGCGACTTTGACCAACTCGCCGTCGTAGACCTCGCGCGCCACTACGGGCGCCGCAAGGCGCTGTCCCAAGTCAATTTCACGTGCGCTGCCGGCGACATGGTCGGGCTGCTCGGGCCGAATGGCGCCGGCAAGTCGACGCTGCTGAACATTCTCGCCACGCTGATCAGCCCGTCCCGGGGCCAGGTCCTGTACGGCGCGCGCACGGCCGCCCAGGGGGGCGCCGAAGTCCGCGGCCGCATCGGCATGCTGGGCCACGATCTGTTTCTCTATCCCGAACTCACGGCGCGCGAGAACCTGGTGTTCTTCGCGCAGCTATACGGGCTGGCCGATCCCCTGGCCGCGGCACGCACGAGCCTGGAGCGCGCTGGCCTCGCCGATCGTGGTGACGACCTGGTGTCGGGATTCTCGCGCGGGATGCGCCAGCGCGCGGCGCTCGAGCGGGCGCTGCTGCATGACCCGCGGCTGGTGTTGCTCGACGAGCCATTCACGGGACTGGATCAGGCTTCGACAACGGCCCTGGTGGCGCGGTTACGCGAGCGGCAGCAGGCCGGCTGCATCCTGGTGATTGCGACCCACGATCTCGAGGTCGCCGACGGCTTGTTGAGCCGCGCCATCTACCTGAAGAACGGCCGCATTGTCGGCACCGATTCCGATAGCCGCGGCCTGAGCGATCGCTACCGGCTCGCCATCCAATGA
- a CDS encoding heme exporter protein CcmB: protein MIGSFFRVAWHVMRKDLTVEVRSKEVLLTTLFFAVSVVLVFSFAIVREGRAPDDVAAGILWVAVSFSGTLAMARTFERERYNDTLRALLLAPSDRPAIYAGKLLGLLVLLALVEIVLVPLVGLLFNAPVLAYPGRLAALLALGTLGFAAVGTLFAAMLVRVRSRDTLLPVLLYPITIPVMIAGVRGTAALFQTTPDLPMAQFWIGLLVFWDVIFITLALWTFEPVMTE from the coding sequence ATGATTGGCAGTTTCTTCCGGGTGGCCTGGCACGTGATGCGCAAGGACCTGACGGTCGAGGTGCGCAGCAAGGAAGTGCTGCTCACGACCCTGTTCTTTGCGGTGTCGGTGGTGCTGGTCTTCTCGTTCGCGATCGTGCGCGAGGGCCGGGCGCCAGACGATGTCGCGGCGGGCATCCTGTGGGTGGCGGTTTCGTTCTCGGGCACCCTCGCCATGGCGCGCACGTTCGAGCGCGAGCGCTATAACGACACGCTGCGGGCGCTGCTCCTGGCGCCATCGGACCGGCCGGCGATCTACGCCGGCAAGCTGCTCGGTCTCCTCGTCCTGCTGGCCCTCGTGGAGATCGTGCTGGTGCCGCTGGTCGGACTGCTCTTTAACGCCCCGGTCCTGGCCTATCCGGGGCGGCTGGCGGCACTGCTGGCCCTTGGTACCCTCGGCTTTGCCGCCGTCGGCACGTTGTTCGCGGCCATGCTGGTGCGGGTGCGCAGCCGGGACACGCTGTTGCCGGTCCTGCTGTATCCGATCACCATTCCCGTAATGATCGCCGGCGTCCGCGGCACCGCGGCCTTGTTCCAGACCACGCCCGACCTGCCGATGGCGCAGTTCTGGATCGGCCTGCTGGTCTTCTGGGACGTCATTTTCATCACCCTCGCACTCTGGACGTTCGAACCGGTGATGACGGAGTAG